A region of Streptomyces sp. R44 DNA encodes the following proteins:
- a CDS encoding ABC transporter permease has product MIPAPRGRRTGRRGTVLRPARLRPADVVRLGGTGLRTRPLRVFLSALGIAIGVAAMIAVVGISGSGRAELDRRLDALGTNLLRVEPGATLGGQRTELPAEAVRMIDRIAPVREVAATGAIDAKVYRNERIAVGRTGSLSVLAADEGLLPAVGGRVRRGRWLDAATERYPAVVLGATAAQRLDVYTAGTRLWIGGRWFSLVGVLDPVPLAPELDGAALVGGPAARTYLRFDGHPSTVYVRTEDSAVAAVRAVLPATANPAKPAEVRVSRPSDALAARQATESALTGLLLGLGGVALLVGGVGVGNTMVISVLERRPEIGLRRALGATRGQIRAQFVTESLLLSVIGGLGGTVLGTVITAAYAMSRGWPTVVPAWATAAGVGATLVIGMIAGLYPAVRASRLEPTVALSGT; this is encoded by the coding sequence ATGATCCCCGCCCCGCGAGGACGGCGCACCGGGCGGCGAGGCACCGTCCTCCGCCCGGCCCGGCTGCGCCCCGCCGACGTCGTCCGGCTCGGCGGCACCGGCCTGCGCACCCGCCCGCTGCGGGTGTTCCTCTCCGCGCTCGGCATCGCGATCGGCGTCGCCGCCATGATCGCGGTGGTCGGCATCTCCGGCTCGGGCCGGGCGGAGCTCGACCGCCGGCTCGACGCGCTCGGCACCAACCTCCTGCGGGTCGAGCCCGGCGCCACCCTGGGCGGGCAGCGGACGGAGCTCCCGGCCGAGGCCGTCCGCATGATCGACCGCATCGCCCCGGTCCGGGAGGTCGCCGCCACCGGCGCGATCGACGCGAAGGTCTACCGCAACGAGCGGATCGCGGTCGGCCGCACCGGCTCCCTCTCCGTCCTGGCGGCGGACGAGGGCCTGCTCCCGGCGGTCGGCGGCCGGGTGCGCCGCGGCCGCTGGCTGGACGCGGCGACCGAGCGCTACCCGGCGGTCGTGCTCGGCGCGACGGCCGCCCAGCGGCTCGACGTGTACACCGCGGGGACCCGGCTGTGGATCGGCGGCCGCTGGTTCTCCCTGGTCGGCGTCCTCGACCCCGTACCGCTCGCTCCGGAGCTGGACGGCGCGGCGCTCGTCGGCGGTCCCGCGGCCCGGACGTACCTGCGGTTCGACGGCCATCCGTCGACGGTCTACGTCCGCACCGAGGACAGCGCCGTCGCGGCGGTACGGGCGGTGCTGCCGGCCACGGCGAACCCGGCGAAGCCCGCGGAGGTGCGGGTCTCCCGGCCCTCGGACGCACTCGCGGCCCGCCAGGCCACCGAGTCGGCGCTGACCGGTCTGCTCCTCGGCCTCGGCGGGGTCGCGCTGCTCGTCGGCGGGGTCGGCGTCGGGAACACGATGGTGATCTCCGTCCTCGAACGCCGCCCCGAGATAGGGCTGCGCCGGGCGCTCGGCGCCACCCGGGGCCAGATCCGCGCCCAGTTCGTCACGGAGTCCCTGCTCCTGTCGGTGATCGGCGGCCTCGGCGGAACCGTCCTCGGGACGGTGATCACCGCCGCGTACGCGATGAGCCGGGGCTGGCCGACGGTCGTCCCGGCGTGGGCGACGGCGGCCGGGGTCGGGGCGACGCTGGTGATCGGGATGATCGCGGGGCTCTATCCGGCGGTACGGGCGAGCCGGCTGGAACCGACGGTGGCCCTGTCCGGCACCTGA
- a CDS encoding sensor histidine kinase: MSFRLRVFSLVLLVAVAASGATAWLTLRQLTGQVRESAAADRESIAAITEELRAYGAGHGTWEGVAATVRTLAEQTGQRIRISTDRQGQLADSDTLLGRDPRPGSTAPALLVDPRPELEFPTGWEAGSMRKVTSSVIARYGANVTYAACLTRLGQQVTVMRGKFGMPLYRNGGHTPAGPCVDGSGTVRPADITAAEACRATGRAEALACLRRVFTERTAAVGPQPLTVRLGAVDDAGQTLAAGPTALVAAGVAAAVLACALLLGRAVLRPVRALTAASRGLGEGDLGRRVPASGKDEIAELGRSFNRMAGSLQGSEERQRRLVGDIAHELRTPLANLRGYLEALRDGVLEADPELLDSLHEEVLLQQRIVDDLQDLALAEAGALTYHRRPLDARELVEACRTAHSARAAAAGVALEVAGAGPGTVRLHGDPDRLRQALGNLVGNAVRHTPPGGRVLLALDERDERVRIAVGDTGGGIPAADLPYLFDRFWRADAARGRATGGSGLGLSIARQIVADHHGAVEVTSEVGVGSVFTVVLPAPRGGAGGGVRDQRGRVAP, encoded by the coding sequence GTGAGCTTCCGGCTGCGGGTCTTCTCGCTCGTCCTGCTCGTCGCCGTCGCCGCCAGCGGCGCCACCGCCTGGCTGACCCTGCGGCAGCTCACCGGACAGGTCCGCGAGTCCGCCGCCGCCGACCGCGAGTCCATCGCGGCCATCACCGAGGAGCTGCGTGCCTACGGGGCCGGCCACGGCACCTGGGAGGGCGTCGCCGCCACCGTCCGCACCCTCGCCGAGCAGACCGGGCAGCGCATCCGGATCAGCACCGACCGACAGGGCCAGCTCGCCGACTCCGACACCCTCCTCGGCCGCGACCCGCGCCCCGGCAGCACCGCCCCCGCGCTCCTCGTCGACCCGAGGCCCGAGCTGGAGTTCCCCACGGGCTGGGAAGCCGGCTCGATGCGCAAGGTGACATCCAGCGTGATCGCCCGGTACGGCGCCAACGTCACCTACGCGGCCTGCCTGACCCGGCTCGGACAGCAGGTCACCGTCATGCGCGGCAAGTTCGGCATGCCGCTCTACCGAAACGGCGGGCACACCCCGGCGGGGCCGTGCGTCGACGGCTCGGGCACAGTGCGCCCCGCCGACATCACCGCGGCCGAGGCCTGCCGCGCCACGGGGAGAGCCGAAGCGCTCGCCTGTCTGCGCCGGGTCTTCACCGAGCGCACCGCCGCCGTCGGCCCGCAGCCGCTGACCGTGCGGCTCGGCGCCGTCGACGACGCCGGACAGACCCTGGCCGCGGGGCCCACCGCGCTCGTCGCCGCCGGGGTGGCCGCCGCGGTGCTCGCCTGCGCGCTGCTCCTCGGCCGGGCCGTCCTGCGCCCCGTACGCGCCCTCACGGCGGCCTCCCGGGGGCTCGGCGAGGGCGATCTGGGGCGCAGGGTGCCCGCCTCCGGCAAGGACGAGATCGCGGAGCTCGGCCGCTCCTTCAACCGGATGGCCGGCTCTCTCCAGGGCAGTGAGGAGCGGCAGCGCCGGCTCGTCGGGGACATCGCCCACGAGCTGCGCACCCCCCTCGCGAACCTGCGCGGCTATCTGGAGGCGCTCCGGGACGGCGTCCTGGAGGCCGACCCCGAGCTGCTCGACTCGCTCCACGAGGAGGTGCTGCTCCAGCAGCGGATCGTGGACGACCTCCAGGACCTGGCGCTCGCCGAGGCGGGCGCCCTCACGTACCACCGCAGGCCGCTGGACGCACGGGAGCTGGTGGAGGCCTGCCGGACCGCGCACAGCGCCCGGGCCGCGGCGGCCGGGGTCGCCCTGGAGGTGGCGGGCGCGGGCCCCGGCACCGTACGGCTGCACGGGGACCCGGACCGGCTGCGCCAGGCCCTCGGGAACCTCGTCGGCAACGCGGTGCGGCACACGCCCCCCGGGGGCCGGGTGCTGCTCGCACTGGACGAGCGGGACGAGCGGGTGCGGATCGCGGTCGGGGACACGGGCGGCGGCATCCCGGCCGCCGATCTGCCGTACCTCTTCGACCGCTTCTGGCGGGCGGACGCGGCGCGCGGGCGGGCCACCGGCGGGAGCGGGCTCGGTCTTTCGATCGCCCGGCAGATCGTGGCGGACCACCACGGGGCCGTCGAGGTGACGTCCGAGGTGGGCGTGGGGTCCGTGTTCACGGTGGTGCTGCCGGCCCCGCGGGGCGGGGCCGGCGGCGGGGTGCGGGATCAACGGGGAAGGGTTGCCCCGTAG
- a CDS encoding response regulator transcription factor, producing MGARILIAEDDEKQSRLIRIYLEREGNSVQVVADGRAALERIRSIRPDLVVLDVMLPFVDGLDVCRILRSEGSDVPILLLTARSTEEDMLLGLDLGADDYLTKPYSPRELTARVRALLRRSRATGAAARDELLRVGEVELDTARFEVRVAGRPVALTSKEFSLLEVLAREPGRVFTRAQLIERVFGFDSDVLERTVDVHVRNLRLKMEDDPGRPRHLETVYGRGYRLAEGGGR from the coding sequence TTGGGCGCGCGCATTCTCATCGCCGAGGACGACGAAAAGCAGTCACGGCTGATTCGGATCTATCTGGAACGGGAAGGGAATTCCGTCCAGGTCGTCGCCGACGGACGCGCGGCATTGGAACGGATTCGGAGCATACGGCCGGATCTCGTCGTCCTCGATGTGATGCTGCCCTTCGTCGACGGGCTCGACGTGTGCCGCATTCTGCGCTCCGAGGGATCCGACGTACCGATCCTGCTGCTCACCGCCCGCAGCACCGAGGAGGACATGCTCCTCGGCCTCGACCTCGGCGCCGACGACTACCTCACCAAGCCGTACAGCCCGCGTGAGCTCACCGCCCGGGTCCGCGCCCTGCTCCGCCGGTCCCGGGCGACCGGCGCGGCCGCCCGGGACGAGCTGCTGCGGGTCGGCGAGGTCGAGCTCGACACCGCCCGCTTCGAGGTCCGGGTCGCCGGCCGGCCGGTGGCCCTGACCTCGAAGGAGTTCTCCCTCCTGGAGGTCCTGGCCCGCGAGCCGGGCCGGGTCTTCACCCGCGCGCAGCTCATCGAGCGGGTCTTCGGCTTCGACAGCGACGTCCTGGAGCGCACGGTCGACGTCCACGTCCGCAACCTCCGGCTGAAGATGGAGGACGATCCGGGCCGGCCCCGCCATCTGGAGACCGTGTACGGGCGGGGGTACCGCCTCGCCGAGGGGGGCGGGCGGTGA
- a CDS encoding exodeoxyribonuclease III, with product MLTVTTANVNGLRAAAKKGFVEWLAGSSADAVCLQEVRAEEAQLPEEVRSPDGWFTVHAPAAAKGRAGVSLYTRREPDAVRIGFGSAEFDSSGRYVEADLPGVTVASLYLPSGEVGTERQDEKYRFMGEFLPYLKELRTRAAADGREVVVCGDWNIAHREADLKNWKSNKKNAGFLPEEREWLSRVLEEGDGGYVDVVRQLHPEQEGPYSWWSYRGRAFDNDSGWRIDYQMATPGLAAKAVKAYVERAATHGERWSDHAPVTAVYEV from the coding sequence ATGCTCACTGTCACGACCGCGAATGTCAACGGACTCCGTGCCGCCGCGAAGAAGGGCTTCGTCGAGTGGCTGGCCGGCAGCTCCGCCGATGCCGTCTGCCTCCAGGAGGTCCGCGCCGAGGAGGCGCAGCTGCCCGAGGAGGTGCGCAGCCCCGACGGCTGGTTCACCGTCCACGCCCCCGCCGCCGCCAAGGGGCGCGCGGGTGTGTCGCTCTACACGCGGCGCGAGCCCGACGCCGTGCGGATCGGGTTCGGGTCCGCCGAGTTCGACTCCAGCGGCCGGTACGTCGAGGCCGACCTGCCCGGCGTGACCGTCGCCAGCCTCTACCTGCCCTCCGGCGAGGTCGGCACCGAGCGCCAGGACGAGAAGTACCGGTTCATGGGCGAGTTCCTGCCGTACCTGAAGGAGCTCAGGACCCGCGCCGCCGCCGACGGCCGCGAGGTCGTCGTCTGCGGCGACTGGAACATCGCCCACCGCGAGGCCGACCTCAAGAACTGGAAGTCCAACAAGAAGAACGCCGGCTTCCTGCCCGAGGAGCGGGAGTGGCTCTCCCGTGTGCTGGAGGAGGGGGACGGGGGCTACGTGGACGTCGTGCGGCAGCTCCACCCCGAGCAGGAGGGGCCCTACTCCTGGTGGTCCTACCGCGGGCGCGCCTTCGACAACGACAGCGGCTGGCGCATCGACTACCAGATGGCCACCCCCGGGCTCGCCGCCAAGGCCGTCAAGGCCTATGTCGAGCGGGCCGCCACCCACGGGGAGCGGTGGAGCGACCACGCGCCCGTCACCGCCGTGTACGAGGTCTAG
- a CDS encoding GNAT family N-acetyltransferase → MNIQPTPYDHPDAVKLNDAVQAEYAARYGDEGDVTPLDAGMFVPPHGLYLLAYDPEGRPVATGGWRTQDENDEGYADGDAELKRMYVIPEARGLGLARRILAALESDARAAGRTRMVLETGTEQPEAIALYASSGYEPCTKFGHYRHSELSRCFAKPLN, encoded by the coding sequence ATGAACATCCAGCCCACGCCTTACGACCACCCCGACGCCGTCAAACTCAACGACGCGGTCCAGGCGGAGTACGCCGCCCGCTACGGCGACGAGGGCGACGTCACACCGCTGGACGCCGGAATGTTCGTCCCGCCCCACGGCCTCTACCTCCTCGCGTACGACCCCGAGGGCCGGCCGGTCGCCACGGGCGGCTGGCGCACCCAGGACGAGAACGACGAGGGCTACGCGGACGGCGACGCCGAGCTGAAGCGCATGTACGTGATACCCGAGGCTCGCGGCCTGGGCCTGGCCCGCCGGATCCTCGCGGCCCTGGAATCCGACGCCCGCGCCGCCGGCCGCACCCGCATGGTCCTGGAGACGGGCACCGAGCAGCCGGAGGCCATCGCCCTCTACGCCTCCAGCGGCTACGAGCCCTGCACCAAGTTCGGCCACTACCGCCACAGCGAACTGAGCCGCTGCTTCGCGAAGCCGCTGAACTGA
- the glpR gene encoding gephyrin-like molybdotransferase receptor GlpR — MSSSGLIYAVIVGAWAAYLVPMWLRRQDELNEARPTERFSTAIRLLSGRAGMERRYAKELKERDLAAEGPTPDVDPDAETEHLSSVDVRAFSAPAARTEARLEVPEPEPEPAPAPARPTPGAAERARRGKVLARRRRTTTLLFAAFTFGAVVAAVGGVAFLWAPAVPALLLSAYIVHLRVQERRRFVYVMDRRRAEAAAARLRESRRPAPTPEPEADPAPAVTPQEADRRALVEQTDHAEWVDQQRERGPARGDSWDPVPVPLPTYVTAPVAPRATSGIDITDPETWSAARSSTAADPTPAPAPAPRQRTTPPRRGRDHGRTPLFDQYADDDRPRAANE, encoded by the coding sequence GTGAGCAGCAGCGGCCTCATCTACGCAGTCATCGTCGGGGCCTGGGCCGCCTACTTGGTGCCGATGTGGCTCCGCAGGCAGGACGAGCTGAACGAAGCCCGTCCGACGGAACGCTTCAGCACCGCCATCCGGCTGCTTTCCGGACGGGCGGGCATGGAGCGCCGGTACGCCAAGGAGCTGAAGGAGCGGGACCTTGCGGCGGAGGGACCGACGCCCGACGTGGACCCGGACGCGGAGACCGAGCATCTGAGCTCGGTCGACGTCCGGGCCTTCTCCGCGCCCGCGGCCAGGACGGAAGCCCGCCTGGAGGTCCCGGAACCCGAGCCTGAACCGGCGCCCGCGCCGGCCCGGCCCACCCCCGGTGCCGCCGAGCGCGCCCGCCGCGGCAAGGTCCTCGCCCGGCGCCGCCGGACCACGACCCTCCTCTTCGCCGCCTTCACCTTCGGCGCGGTCGTCGCGGCCGTCGGCGGCGTCGCCTTCCTGTGGGCCCCGGCGGTGCCCGCGCTGCTCCTCAGCGCGTACATCGTCCACCTGCGGGTCCAGGAACGCCGCCGCTTCGTGTACGTGATGGACCGGCGCCGCGCCGAGGCCGCCGCCGCCCGGCTCCGCGAGAGCCGGCGCCCGGCCCCGACGCCGGAGCCGGAGGCCGACCCGGCCCCCGCGGTCACTCCGCAGGAGGCGGACCGGCGGGCCCTGGTCGAGCAGACGGACCACGCGGAGTGGGTGGACCAGCAGCGCGAGCGCGGCCCGGCCCGCGGCGACAGCTGGGACCCGGTCCCGGTGCCGCTCCCCACGTACGTCACCGCCCCGGTCGCCCCGCGCGCCACGAGCGGCATCGACATCACGGACCCGGAGACGTGGAGCGCGGCCCGCTCCTCCACGGCGGCCGACCCGACCCCCGCGCCGGCCCCCGCGCCCCGCCAGCGGACCACCCCGCCCCGCCGGGGCCGCGACCACGGCCGCACCCCGCTCTTCGACCAGTACGCGGACGACGACCGCCCCCGCGCGGCCAACGAATGA
- a CDS encoding GNAT family N-acetyltransferase produces MVLVDGDVLLRPIKMRDQAAWREVNRRNREWLRPWEATVPPAPPGAPVAQRPTYRQMVRHLRSEANAGRMLPFVIEYRGRLVGQLTVAGITWGSMCSGHVGYWVDSEVAGRGVMPTAVALAVDHCFRVVGLHRMEVCIRPENGPSRRVVEKLGFREEGLRPRYLHIDGAWRDHLVFALTAEEVPEGLLRRWHHARMQ; encoded by the coding sequence GTGGTGCTCGTCGACGGCGACGTACTGCTCCGACCGATAAAGATGCGCGACCAGGCGGCCTGGCGCGAGGTGAACCGGCGCAACCGCGAGTGGCTGCGGCCCTGGGAGGCGACGGTTCCGCCGGCGCCCCCGGGCGCTCCGGTCGCCCAGCGGCCGACGTACCGTCAGATGGTGCGTCATCTGCGGTCGGAGGCGAACGCCGGCCGGATGCTGCCGTTCGTGATCGAGTACCGGGGGCGGCTCGTCGGTCAGTTGACGGTGGCGGGGATCACCTGGGGCTCGATGTGCTCGGGGCACGTGGGGTACTGGGTGGACAGTGAGGTGGCCGGGCGCGGGGTGATGCCGACGGCGGTCGCGCTCGCCGTCGACCACTGCTTCCGCGTGGTCGGGCTGCACCGCATGGAGGTGTGCATCCGCCCGGAGAACGGGCCTTCGCGCCGGGTGGTGGAGAAGCTCGGTTTCCGCGAGGAGGGCCTGCGGCCCCGCTATCTCCACATCGACGGCGCGTGGCGGGACCATCTGGTCTTCGCGCTGACGGCGGAGGAGGTGCCGGAGGGGCTGCTGCGCCGCTGGCATCACGCAAGAATGCAATAA
- a CDS encoding molybdenum cofactor biosynthesis protein B, whose translation MAGTHEGHAEPAPEEVPAAAYRALVVTASNRASAGVYEDKGGPLIAEGLTRMRFAVDGPQVVPDGAPVEAALRAGVAAGYDVIVTTGGTGISPTDETPEVTRRVLEREIPGIPEAIRAYGREKVPTAALSRGLAGVAGSTLIVNLPGSPGGVRDGLAVLEPLLSHAVDQIRGGDHPRAS comes from the coding sequence GTGGCCGGAACGCACGAGGGGCATGCGGAGCCCGCCCCCGAGGAGGTCCCGGCCGCGGCCTACCGCGCGCTCGTCGTCACCGCCTCCAACCGGGCGTCGGCCGGGGTGTACGAGGACAAGGGCGGTCCGCTGATCGCCGAGGGCCTGACCCGGATGCGCTTCGCCGTGGACGGCCCGCAGGTCGTCCCGGACGGGGCGCCGGTGGAGGCGGCCCTGCGGGCCGGGGTCGCCGCCGGGTACGACGTGATCGTCACGACCGGCGGTACGGGCATCTCGCCCACCGACGAGACCCCCGAGGTGACCCGTCGGGTCCTGGAGCGGGAGATCCCGGGCATCCCGGAGGCGATCCGCGCGTACGGGAGGGAGAAGGTGCCCACGGCGGCGCTCTCCCGGGGGCTCGCCGGGGTCGCGGGCTCCACGCTGATCGTGAACCTGCCCGGGTCCCCGGGCGGGGTGCGCGACGGGCTCGCCGTCCTGGAGCCGCTGCTGAGCCATGCCGTCGACCAGATCCGCGGCGGCGACCACCCGAGAGCGTCGTGA
- the moaC gene encoding cyclic pyranopterin monophosphate synthase MoaC — translation MSTQQGLTHIDEAGAARMVDVSAKDVTSRTARASGRVLVSPRVIELLRGEGVPKGDALATARIAGIMGAKKTPDLIPLCHPLAVSGVTLDLAVTDDAVEILATVKTTDRTGVEMEALTAVSVAALTVVDMVKAVDKGAVISDVRVEEKTGGKSGHWTRAEA, via the coding sequence ATGAGCACGCAGCAAGGTCTCACCCACATCGACGAGGCGGGCGCGGCCCGTATGGTCGACGTATCGGCGAAGGACGTCACGTCCCGCACCGCCCGCGCCAGCGGGCGGGTTCTCGTCTCGCCGCGCGTGATCGAGCTGCTGCGCGGCGAGGGCGTCCCGAAGGGAGACGCGCTCGCCACCGCCCGTATCGCCGGGATCATGGGCGCCAAGAAGACCCCGGACCTCATCCCGCTCTGCCACCCGCTGGCCGTCTCGGGCGTCACCCTGGACCTGGCGGTCACGGACGACGCGGTCGAGATCCTGGCGACGGTGAAGACCACGGACCGCACGGGCGTCGAGATGGAGGCGCTCACGGCGGTCTCGGTGGCGGCCCTGACCGTCGTCGACATGGTGAAGGCGGTCGACAAGGGCGCGGTCATCTCCGACGTACGGGTGGAGGAGAAGACGGGCGGCAAGTCGGGCCACTGGACGAGGGCCGAGGCGTGA
- the glp gene encoding gephyrin-like molybdotransferase Glp → MWSVDEHLADILATVSPLEPIELQLLDAQGCVLVEDVTVPAALPPFDNSSMDGYAVRVADVAGATEEFPAVLTVIGDVAAGAGGLPEVGPGQAARIMTGAPLPPGAEAVVPVEWTDGGTGGGAATGMTAASTAPEGAAGEVRVHRSAEAGAHVRRAGSDVRAGELALAAGTVLGPPQIGLLAAIGRGTVKVRPRPRVVVLSTGSELVQPGEPLGEGQIHDSNSFALAAAARDAGALAYRVGAVADDAESLRATIEDQLIRADLIVTTGGVSVGAYDVVKEALTADGQVDFRKLAMQPGKPQGFGAIGAEQIPLLALPGNPVSSYVSFELFVRPAIRALMGVEDLHRPTVRAVLAADKPLSSPAGRRQFLRGTYDRAAGTVTPVGGAGSHLIAALAHADCLLVVPENTENVPPGTELEVVLLG, encoded by the coding sequence CTGTGGTCGGTGGACGAGCACCTCGCCGACATCCTCGCGACGGTCTCCCCGCTCGAACCGATCGAGCTGCAACTCCTCGACGCCCAGGGCTGCGTCCTCGTCGAGGACGTGACGGTGCCGGCCGCGCTGCCGCCCTTCGACAACAGCTCCATGGACGGATACGCGGTCCGGGTCGCCGATGTCGCCGGGGCCACCGAGGAGTTCCCCGCCGTCCTCACCGTCATCGGCGACGTCGCCGCGGGCGCCGGCGGCCTGCCCGAGGTCGGCCCCGGCCAGGCCGCCCGGATCATGACCGGCGCCCCGCTGCCGCCCGGAGCCGAGGCCGTCGTCCCCGTCGAGTGGACCGACGGCGGTACGGGCGGGGGCGCCGCCACCGGCATGACCGCCGCGAGCACCGCCCCCGAGGGCGCCGCGGGCGAGGTCCGGGTCCACCGCTCCGCCGAGGCCGGCGCCCACGTCCGCAGGGCGGGCAGCGACGTCCGGGCCGGGGAGCTGGCCCTCGCGGCCGGCACGGTCCTCGGACCGCCGCAGATCGGCCTGCTCGCCGCGATCGGCCGCGGCACCGTGAAGGTCCGCCCCCGCCCGCGGGTCGTCGTCCTCTCCACCGGCAGCGAGCTCGTCCAGCCCGGGGAGCCGCTGGGCGAGGGCCAGATCCACGACTCCAACAGCTTCGCGCTCGCCGCCGCCGCGCGGGACGCCGGCGCCCTGGCCTACCGGGTGGGGGCCGTCGCCGACGACGCGGAGTCGCTGCGCGCCACCATCGAGGACCAGCTCATCCGGGCCGACCTGATCGTCACCACGGGCGGGGTGAGCGTCGGCGCGTACGACGTGGTCAAGGAGGCGCTGACCGCCGACGGACAGGTCGACTTCCGCAAGCTGGCCATGCAGCCGGGCAAGCCGCAGGGCTTCGGCGCGATCGGCGCCGAGCAGATCCCGCTGCTCGCCCTGCCGGGGAACCCGGTCTCCTCGTACGTCTCCTTCGAGCTGTTCGTCCGCCCCGCGATCCGCGCCCTGATGGGCGTCGAAGACCTGCACCGGCCCACGGTCCGGGCCGTCCTCGCCGCCGACAAGCCCCTCTCGTCCCCGGCCGGCCGCCGCCAGTTCCTCCGCGGCACGTACGACCGCGCGGCGGGCACCGTCACACCCGTGGGCGGTGCCGGCTCCCACCTGATCGCGGCCCTCGCACACGCGGACTGCCTGCTCGTGGTCCCGGAGAACACGGAGAACGTGCCCCCGGGCACCGAGCTGGAAGTGGTCCTCCTCGGCTGA
- the galU gene encoding UTP--glucose-1-phosphate uridylyltransferase GalU — MNQSFPRLGRISKAVIPAAGLGTRFLPATKATPKEMLPVVDKPAIQYVVEEAVAAGLSDVLMITGRNKRPLEDHFDRNYELEEALLRKGDEERLSKVQESSDLATMHYVRQGAPRGLGHAVLCAAPHVGDQPFAVLLGDDLIDPRDPLLARMVDVQEREGGSVIALMEVEPSQIHLYGCAAVEPTGDSDVVKVTDLVEKPDPGEAPSNYAIIGRYVLDPAVFDTLRETEPGRGGEIQLTDALQKLAWDEKLGGPVHGVVFKGRRYDTGDRGDYLRAIVRLACEREDLGPDFRAWLRRYVSEEM; from the coding sequence ATGAATCAGTCGTTCCCCAGGCTCGGTCGGATCAGCAAGGCTGTCATCCCCGCCGCCGGTCTCGGCACCCGCTTCCTGCCGGCGACGAAGGCGACCCCGAAGGAGATGCTGCCGGTCGTCGACAAGCCGGCCATCCAGTACGTCGTCGAGGAGGCCGTCGCGGCCGGCCTCTCCGACGTCCTGATGATCACCGGCCGGAACAAGCGGCCCCTGGAGGACCACTTCGACCGGAACTACGAGCTGGAGGAGGCCCTGCTCCGGAAGGGCGACGAGGAGCGCCTCTCCAAGGTCCAGGAGTCCAGCGACCTCGCCACCATGCACTACGTCCGCCAGGGCGCCCCGCGCGGCCTCGGCCACGCCGTGCTCTGCGCCGCCCCGCACGTCGGCGACCAGCCCTTCGCGGTGCTCCTCGGCGACGACCTGATCGACCCGCGCGACCCGCTGCTCGCGCGGATGGTGGACGTGCAGGAGCGGGAGGGCGGCAGCGTCATCGCCCTGATGGAGGTCGAGCCCTCGCAGATCCACCTCTACGGCTGCGCGGCGGTCGAGCCGACCGGCGACTCGGACGTGGTGAAGGTGACGGACCTGGTCGAGAAGCCGGATCCGGGCGAGGCGCCCAGCAACTACGCCATCATCGGCCGTTACGTCCTGGATCCGGCCGTTTTCGACACCCTGCGGGAGACCGAGCCGGGCCGGGGCGGCGAGATCCAGCTGACCGACGCCCTGCAGAAACTGGCCTGGGACGAGAAGCTCGGCGGCCCGGTGCACGGCGTCGTGTTCAAGGGGCGCCGCTATGACACCGGCGACCGCGGGGACTATCTGCGTGCCATTGTCAGACTCGCGTGCGAACGTGAAGATCTGGGACCGGACTTCCGGGCCTGGCTCCGGAGATATGTCAGCGAGGAGATGTAG
- a CDS encoding 5-formyltetrahydrofolate cyclo-ligase: MTPEMSEKTLLRSRLLGARAALSPVLMEDAAESLARHGMELAELSGAATVAAYVSVGREPGTRALLDALLARGVRVLLPVLLPDNDLDWAAYEGPEALAKAGRGLLEPTGPRLGPEAVCAADTVLLPGLAVDGRGMRLGRGGGSYDRVLARLARAGVDPALVVLLYADEVVARVPEEPHDHPVQAVVTPEGVTRFRASA, translated from the coding sequence ATGACACCTGAGATGTCCGAAAAGACCCTGCTGCGGAGCCGACTTCTGGGCGCCCGCGCCGCACTTTCCCCCGTTCTCATGGAGGATGCGGCCGAATCCCTCGCCCGGCACGGAATGGAACTGGCCGAACTCTCCGGGGCTGCCACGGTCGCCGCCTATGTGTCGGTGGGCCGCGAACCGGGCACGCGCGCGTTGCTCGACGCCCTCCTCGCGCGCGGGGTGCGGGTCCTGCTCCCGGTGCTGCTGCCCGACAACGACCTGGACTGGGCGGCGTACGAGGGGCCGGAGGCGCTGGCGAAGGCCGGCCGCGGTCTGCTCGAACCGACCGGGCCCCGGCTCGGCCCCGAGGCGGTGTGCGCCGCCGACACCGTCCTGCTGCCGGGCCTGGCGGTCGACGGGCGCGGGATGCGGCTCGGGCGGGGCGGCGGCTCGTACGACCGGGTCCTGGCCCGGCTCGCACGCGCGGGCGTGGATCCGGCCCTGGTGGTGCTCCTGTACGCGGACGAGGTGGTCGCCCGGGTCCCGGAGGAGCCGCACGACCACCCCGTGCAAGCGGTGGTGACCCCGGAGGGGGTCACCCGGTTCAGGGCTTCAGCGTGA